A genomic window from Bdellovibrio sp. SKB1291214 includes:
- a CDS encoding alpha/beta fold hydrolase: MERVNLFLLHGFLGRPSDWEAVKASLPPVTNLRIYTPDYFKDEELSSVHGFDQWAENFNDWVHDETKGTGRNILVGYSLGGRLALQALAQNPTQWFKALLISTNPGFDDNFKNFDPSSEQRRQRWLSDSYWAEEFLKAPWDMVMRNWNAQPVFGGGSEPVRLEKDYNRENLSLALTRWSLAEQQNMRNIISALKQKVIWMVGEKDEKFVSMSQTLSNEIGIDFDVAPDASHRVLFDRPREVAEKIKDILQLLS; this comes from the coding sequence GTGGAAAGAGTAAATCTGTTTCTTCTTCATGGATTTTTAGGAAGACCGTCAGATTGGGAAGCTGTGAAAGCTTCTTTACCTCCTGTTACAAACCTGCGCATTTATACTCCAGACTACTTCAAAGACGAAGAGCTTAGTTCAGTTCACGGTTTCGATCAGTGGGCTGAAAATTTCAACGATTGGGTTCATGACGAAACGAAGGGGACAGGTCGTAATATCCTGGTGGGCTATTCTCTGGGTGGTCGCTTGGCATTGCAGGCGTTGGCTCAGAATCCCACTCAGTGGTTTAAGGCCTTGTTGATTTCAACCAATCCTGGCTTCGACGATAATTTCAAAAATTTTGATCCCAGTTCTGAACAACGTCGTCAACGTTGGTTGAGTGATTCTTATTGGGCTGAAGAGTTTTTAAAGGCGCCATGGGATATGGTGATGAGAAACTGGAACGCGCAACCTGTTTTTGGTGGTGGCAGCGAACCAGTACGTCTTGAGAAAGACTATAATCGCGAAAACTTAAGCTTGGCGCTGACTCGTTGGTCTTTGGCAGAACAGCAGAATATGCGCAACATTATTTCCGCACTTAAGCAAAAAGTTATATGGATGGTGGGCGAAAAAGACGAGAAATTCGTTTCTATGTCTCAAACACTTTCAAATGAAATCGGGATTGATTTTGATGTTGCACCCGATGCTTCTCACCGAGTGCTTTTCGATCGTCCGCGCGAAGTTGCCGAGAAAATCAAAGATATCTTGCAGTTACTTTCTTGA
- a CDS encoding chorismate-binding protein — protein sequence MFCPDFYDQESQAMWWGTCQNTLSTQELEQLLENYLTANPRPDGPLSKAQWSEPAEADFQKDLEVIQSKIAQHEIQKAVPVVFARSKQTVTSAERAQMIFNLLNAPDTLYVFGFWQNGQGILGATPETLFDYADGVLKTMALAGTCPKSDTTERQSLLLDEKEMQEHHLVVEDITQRLSRWGDVQKQGPMIWELPTLYHLKTDFQVRCQEIPSFRDLVMEFHPTPALGVAPRSAGYKWMSALPGQEGRRGYGAPFAFFGAKEALCLVAIRNLQWNQNESMIGSGCGVVAASEFSREWRELFQKRLSVRKILGLSV from the coding sequence GTGTTTTGCCCCGATTTCTATGATCAAGAATCGCAGGCGATGTGGTGGGGAACCTGCCAAAACACTTTGAGCACCCAAGAACTAGAGCAGCTACTTGAAAACTATCTGACGGCAAACCCGCGTCCCGACGGCCCCCTAAGTAAGGCCCAGTGGTCGGAGCCGGCCGAGGCCGACTTTCAAAAAGATCTTGAGGTTATACAAAGCAAGATCGCTCAGCACGAAATTCAAAAAGCCGTTCCCGTAGTCTTTGCGCGCTCCAAGCAAACGGTCACGTCGGCTGAACGCGCGCAGATGATTTTTAATTTATTGAATGCGCCAGACACACTGTATGTTTTTGGTTTTTGGCAAAATGGACAAGGTATTTTGGGAGCGACTCCCGAAACTCTTTTCGATTATGCCGATGGGGTTTTGAAAACCATGGCTCTAGCAGGAACATGCCCAAAAAGCGACACGACGGAACGTCAGTCGTTGCTGCTTGATGAAAAAGAAATGCAAGAGCATCATTTGGTAGTCGAAGATATCACGCAAAGACTGAGCCGTTGGGGAGATGTGCAAAAGCAAGGTCCCATGATTTGGGAACTGCCAACGCTGTATCACTTGAAAACGGATTTCCAAGTTCGCTGCCAAGAAATTCCTTCCTTCCGAGATTTGGTGATGGAGTTTCATCCTACACCAGCGTTGGGAGTGGCCCCTCGTTCTGCCGGGTACAAGTGGATGAGTGCTTTGCCGGGCCAAGAGGGACGACGTGGCTATGGAGCTCCGTTTGCATTCTTTGGTGCGAAAGAAGCTTTGTGTCTGGTAGCGATTCGGAATTTGCAGTGGAATCAGAACGAATCTATGATTGGTTCTGGATGCGGCGTCGTCGCAGCCAGCGAATTTTCCAGAGAGTGGCGGGAACTCTTTCAAAAGCGCCTTTCAGTAAGAAAGATTTTGGGGCTTAGCGTATGA
- the menD gene encoding 2-succinyl-5-enolpyruvyl-6-hydroxy-3-cyclohexene-1-carboxylic-acid synthase gives MTNMELAAKVIQELVDTGVREFILCAGARNSPLVHILDENKNLKVYSFFEERSAAFFALGRIAGYRRPVAIFTTSGTAVAELLPAAVEGTYSSLPLIMITADRPKRYRGSGAPQTIEQVGIFSYYNEVALDIDAENSHLSFKSLSWKKPIHVNVCFEEPLIDGPVPQIRVPASSERTKLPGQLPMGMLKQLEDFLNTHKPLVLVGILPEKAYGTVLDFLKQYKAPVYAEGISSLRGHPDLRDLQIRSGEQMIHKLLKSGACDSILRIGGIPTVRLWRDLEDKYRELPVFSVGFNHYTGLSREVSHCSSLDLLSQVEFSSVHRENYQISMEDESRTQQMKALLEKYPLSEQGMIHAASKHMKGHSVYLGNSLPIREWDACADLDSPPIRVAANRGANGIDGQVSTFLGWAHTDTPNWCIVGDLTAMYDLAALWATPQLEAQKLRIVVINNGGGQIFSRMFKKEIFVNKHAISFESWAKMWNWSYQQWHNVPTSLELDNLQVIEMIPDWNQTQQFWKDLEGLWKE, from the coding sequence ATGACAAACATGGAATTGGCAGCAAAAGTTATCCAGGAGTTGGTGGACACAGGTGTTCGTGAATTCATCCTCTGCGCTGGAGCTCGTAACAGCCCTCTGGTCCACATTCTGGACGAAAATAAAAATCTAAAAGTATATTCATTCTTTGAGGAACGTTCGGCTGCGTTTTTTGCTTTGGGCAGAATCGCGGGTTACCGTCGCCCTGTTGCGATTTTCACAACATCAGGAACTGCTGTGGCAGAGCTTTTGCCAGCAGCTGTTGAGGGCACATACTCATCACTCCCATTAATCATGATCACTGCGGATCGTCCTAAACGTTACCGTGGATCAGGTGCTCCACAAACCATCGAACAGGTGGGTATCTTTTCTTACTACAATGAAGTGGCGCTGGATATCGATGCGGAAAATTCACATCTATCTTTCAAAAGTTTGTCTTGGAAAAAACCGATTCACGTCAACGTGTGCTTTGAAGAGCCCTTGATTGATGGACCTGTTCCACAAATCAGAGTGCCTGCATCTTCGGAAAGAACAAAGCTTCCAGGTCAGTTACCGATGGGTATGTTGAAACAACTGGAGGATTTCTTAAACACCCACAAGCCCTTAGTGCTTGTGGGAATCTTACCGGAAAAAGCCTACGGCACTGTTTTGGATTTCTTAAAACAATACAAAGCCCCGGTTTATGCTGAAGGAATCTCCAGTTTGCGTGGCCATCCAGATTTAAGAGATCTGCAAATTCGCTCGGGCGAACAAATGATTCACAAACTGTTGAAATCCGGTGCATGTGATTCGATCCTTCGTATCGGTGGTATTCCGACGGTCCGTTTGTGGCGGGATCTGGAAGACAAGTATCGCGAGCTTCCTGTTTTTTCTGTGGGCTTTAACCACTACACAGGATTAAGTCGCGAAGTGAGCCATTGCTCGTCGTTGGATTTGTTAAGCCAAGTTGAGTTTTCATCTGTACACCGAGAAAATTATCAAATCTCGATGGAAGATGAGTCACGCACTCAGCAGATGAAGGCGTTATTAGAGAAATATCCTCTGTCAGAGCAAGGAATGATTCACGCCGCTTCTAAACATATGAAGGGTCATTCTGTTTATCTGGGGAACTCTTTGCCCATTCGTGAATGGGATGCTTGCGCTGATTTAGACAGTCCGCCAATCCGTGTTGCTGCCAATCGTGGAGCAAATGGTATTGACGGACAGGTCTCTACATTCCTCGGATGGGCTCACACAGACACTCCGAACTGGTGTATAGTCGGGGATCTCACAGCGATGTACGACTTAGCTGCACTTTGGGCGACTCCACAATTAGAAGCGCAGAAATTACGTATAGTTGTGATCAATAATGGAGGCGGTCAGATCTTCTCACGGATGTTCAAGAAAGAGATTTTCGTAAATAAACACGCTATTTCTTTCGAATCGTGGGCAAAAATGTGGAATTGGTCCTATCAGCAATGGCATAATGTCCCTACGAGTTTGGAACTGGATAATCTCCAAGTGATAGAGATGATCCCTGATTGGAATCAAACCCAGCAGTTTTGGAAGGATTTAGAAGGATTGTGGAAAGAGTAA